The Desulfovibrio sp. genome has a window encoding:
- a CDS encoding glycosyltransferase family 39 protein encodes MLELAFNLGYPTNALKPKAAPLKFSSPDRSDRLIVVAITLTAAWLRFLNIGQPSLWWDEFITVGASLKPLADMLSVLKNIGPSDIGVELFPPLVHIITHGLTLIGKNDVLMRLPGVLAGVALVPMVYLLCRRPLGRLSALCAATLITLSVYHIHYSREVRPYSLFMLENVLALHLLYEGLTQNRKRLLWGYGAVTAAMLYTSYMAATLVFAQAVFAVILLASRFRTGARNEARSLGIILCLSLAAAGVVYLPWASGQIHVFKALHDPGFKANFSWDFVTSSLKEFAAFAYRGEFPTGWTFAGLGLAGCAVAIAGKSRWFVLLMAVWSLMPVVGIFLAKARMELSSRYIFTFFLFFGIFAGHLLATGAERIADRLFGNRHPVFIARLIAALFLCLAVSRPNMECLSEYYSRETSHYKELVGYLAENRNNQDSILFYNPRNLKLILGWYGPELLRPAKNLPPQGYHRAMLLSPESVKGPEKFPLSIWRTRLEDVDVLGMGIARTPVQPMAPDCEGRFVYAENYADFKMIADAYSAHNLVPSPLSRTLTAHDAGSSGWCVYRYQALKGQSISQAKLTVELSTQLLSSISNDSQVVISIAPSGKAQAPIATINLDSFKQADGSFVPANHEMKRFITVSADLTQNLAGAESFDLRFDYADCTRSMPIEIGSFRLEASLAGQPVSPSTRPEMLLDQLPVAPWVPDQDVVLSDSVHAFSLDGRTTGPGIGSPADLKAYLSNHPGDKPVRVLTHQDDTPAIALYDPALANPFLPVAQDDDRFLSAYPAGTRQVRSFKLRGELDRPVLRIGSLGLPLPVTCPGPAELTVNPGAQAELVVSPLFTKQDLRLDSLVSQDNIRRNDDEDCLSCAEDKPCFLTYAVSSSLPITKMRITAFPRVLSDSAGRFAVGTQVSTDGKNWRDVNSYSGSGSGRWEGLKIPQYTLVSLDKPAREMLIRFVLTGQKAQLWSAPDARMRFEIRMDASRVPVPVIDSWPVRLSLSHATPLDVLLLESPQPFPDRLRRTR; translated from the coding sequence TTGCTTGAACTTGCCTTCAACCTTGGGTATCCCACGAACGCACTTAAACCCAAGGCCGCTCCATTGAAATTTTCTTCGCCCGACCGTTCCGACCGCCTGATCGTAGTGGCCATCACCCTTACGGCGGCCTGGCTGCGTTTTCTGAACATTGGCCAGCCTTCTCTGTGGTGGGATGAGTTCATTACGGTTGGAGCGTCGCTCAAGCCCTTGGCGGACATGCTGTCCGTACTTAAGAACATAGGTCCATCCGACATCGGCGTGGAACTGTTTCCTCCCCTGGTCCACATCATCACCCACGGGCTTACGCTTATCGGCAAAAACGATGTCCTCATGCGCCTTCCGGGCGTTCTGGCCGGAGTTGCCCTGGTGCCGATGGTCTATCTTTTGTGCCGCAGGCCGCTGGGCCGTTTGAGTGCTCTTTGCGCGGCCACGCTCATCACCCTCTCCGTCTACCACATCCACTACAGCAGGGAGGTGCGCCCCTACTCGCTCTTCATGCTGGAGAACGTTCTAGCACTGCACCTGCTCTACGAGGGGTTGACGCAAAACAGAAAACGGCTGCTGTGGGGATACGGGGCTGTTACTGCGGCCATGCTCTACACATCCTACATGGCCGCGACCCTGGTCTTTGCCCAGGCGGTTTTCGCGGTTATTCTCCTCGCCAGCCGTTTCAGAACTGGGGCCAGGAACGAAGCCCGTTCTCTGGGGATAATCCTTTGCCTCTCCCTGGCAGCCGCGGGTGTGGTCTACCTGCCCTGGGCCAGTGGACAGATCCATGTATTCAAGGCGTTGCACGACCCTGGTTTCAAGGCAAACTTCAGCTGGGATTTCGTCACCTCCTCGCTCAAGGAATTCGCGGCCTTTGCCTACAGGGGAGAATTCCCCACGGGCTGGACCTTCGCCGGGCTGGGCCTTGCAGGTTGCGCCGTTGCGATTGCGGGCAAGAGCAGGTGGTTCGTGCTGCTCATGGCCGTGTGGTCCCTGATGCCCGTGGTCGGGATTTTCCTGGCCAAGGCGCGTATGGAATTGTCCTCGCGCTATATTTTCACCTTCTTCCTGTTTTTCGGCATTTTCGCAGGGCACCTGTTGGCCACAGGGGCTGAACGCATTGCGGACAGGCTTTTCGGGAACAGACACCCGGTATTCATCGCCCGCCTGATAGCCGCGCTTTTTCTGTGCCTTGCTGTCTCCAGGCCCAACATGGAGTGCTTGAGCGAATACTATTCCCGGGAGACCTCGCACTACAAAGAGCTGGTGGGATATCTGGCGGAGAACAGAAACAACCAGGATTCCATACTCTTTTACAACCCCCGGAACTTGAAACTCATTCTCGGCTGGTACGGACCGGAACTGTTGCGACCGGCCAAGAATCTCCCACCCCAGGGTTACCACCGGGCGATGCTGCTTTCACCGGAATCCGTGAAAGGCCCCGAGAAATTCCCCTTGTCCATTTGGAGAACCCGCCTCGAAGACGTCGACGTGCTGGGCATGGGTATAGCCCGCACTCCGGTGCAACCCATGGCTCCCGACTGCGAAGGCCGCTTCGTGTATGCTGAGAACTATGCGGACTTCAAGATGATCGCGGACGCTTATTCGGCCCACAATCTTGTTCCCAGCCCCCTTTCAAGGACTCTCACCGCCCATGACGCCGGATCCTCGGGCTGGTGCGTCTACCGCTATCAGGCTCTCAAAGGGCAATCGATCAGCCAGGCGAAACTCACTGTTGAATTATCCACCCAGCTTCTCTCCTCCATTTCCAACGATTCTCAAGTCGTTATCTCCATTGCTCCCTCTGGTAAGGCCCAGGCCCCCATTGCCACGATCAACCTGGACAGTTTCAAACAAGCAGACGGCTCTTTCGTCCCAGCCAATCACGAGATGAAGCGCTTCATCACCGTAAGCGCGGACCTTACCCAAAATCTTGCCGGCGCCGAGTCCTTCGATTTGCGGTTCGACTACGCTGACTGCACACGTTCCATGCCCATCGAAATAGGCTCGTTCCGCCTGGAAGCCTCACTGGCGGGCCAACCGGTTTCTCCAAGCACACGGCCAGAGATGCTCCTCGACCAGCTTCCTGTGGCGCCATGGGTTCCCGATCAGGATGTGGTGCTTTCAGACTCGGTCCACGCCTTCAGCCTGGACGGAAGGACCACCGGGCCGGGCATTGGATCTCCAGCCGATCTGAAGGCCTACCTGAGCAACCATCCCGGCGACAAACCCGTACGGGTGCTGACCCACCAGGACGACACCCCGGCAATCGCCCTCTACGACCCGGCTCTGGCAAATCCTTTCCTGCCTGTGGCCCAAGACGATGACCGATTTCTCTCAGCCTACCCGGCCGGAACAAGGCAGGTGCGTTCCTTCAAGCTCAGGGGAGAGCTGGACCGTCCGGTATTGCGGATTGGGTCTCTTGGCCTGCCTTTGCCCGTCACCTGTCCTGGCCCGGCGGAGTTGACTGTGAACCCCGGGGCACAGGCCGAGCTCGTTGTGTCCCCACTTTTCACAAAGCAAGACCTCCGGTTGGACTCCCTGGTTTCACAGGACAACATACGCCGCAACGACGACGAGGACTGCTTGAGCTGCGCCGAGGACAAACCGTGTTTCCTGACCTATGCCGTCAGTTCCTCCCTGCCGATAACCAAGATGCGGATTACGGCCTTTCCGCGCGTCTTGAGCGATTCGGCGGGACGCTTTGCCGTGGGCACCCAGGTTTCCACTGATGGAAAAAACTGGCGGGATGTAAACAGCTACAGCGGCTCAGGGTCGGGCCGCTGGGAAGGCTTGAAGATCCCCCAGTACACCTTGGTGTCCCTGGACAAACCGGCCAGGGAAATGCTTATCCGCTTCGTTCTCACCGGCCAGAAGGCCCAGCTCTGGTCCGCCCCGGATGCCCGCATGCGTTTTGAAATCCGCATGGACGCATCCAGGGTTCCGGTGCCGGTCATCG
- a CDS encoding tRNA-specific 2-thiouridylase, giving the protein MVVAVAVSGGMDSLLALALVREAGHEVLALHAHFLKPDTRQLRLADALRGVCESMGVPLHAVDLSEAFKSLVIDPFAAAYASGITTPNPCARCNRDMKFGLLYEEAARLGADRIATGHYARLLPGNATRPSSMPVSALRKTPKTHGATELPPGQGLYRGADPGKDQSYFLTLTPSHALGRALFPLGEWHKASVPAALAERNLAPPLPSESQEVCFIPGDDYRAFLEAQGIHLSGSGPVRLPDGREIGRHNGLWRHTIGQRKGLGIPWSEPLYVLDKHQGDNALIVGPKSGLESRGCHATDVNYLVDPNTWPSQVLAQTCYRQRPRPARVEVSEEAMAISFEESVPKPTPGQVAAVFDEHCRALAGGIIA; this is encoded by the coding sequence ATGGTTGTAGCGGTTGCGGTTTCCGGGGGCATGGACAGCCTGTTGGCCCTGGCCCTGGTGCGCGAAGCGGGTCACGAAGTGCTCGCCCTGCACGCGCATTTTCTTAAGCCAGACACGCGCCAACTCCGGCTGGCTGATGCATTGCGTGGCGTGTGCGAATCAATGGGGGTACCCCTTCACGCGGTGGACCTCTCGGAAGCTTTCAAAAGCCTTGTGATCGATCCTTTCGCGGCGGCCTATGCCAGCGGCATAACCACCCCCAACCCCTGTGCCCGGTGCAACCGCGACATGAAGTTCGGCCTGCTTTACGAGGAGGCCGCCCGCCTGGGCGCGGACCGCATTGCCACAGGCCACTATGCTCGCCTGCTCCCTGGCAACGCTACTCGACCTTCCTCCATGCCAGTCTCAGCACTTCGGAAAACGCCCAAGACACATGGTGCAACGGAGCTTCCGCCGGGACAGGGGTTGTATCGCGGAGCGGACCCGGGCAAAGACCAGAGCTATTTTTTGACCCTCACCCCCAGCCACGCCCTGGGCCGAGCCCTTTTCCCGCTGGGCGAGTGGCACAAGGCCTCAGTCCCCGCAGCCCTGGCGGAGCGCAACCTTGCTCCTCCACTGCCTTCGGAGAGCCAGGAGGTCTGCTTCATTCCCGGCGACGACTACCGGGCCTTTCTCGAAGCCCAGGGGATTCACCTTTCCGGCAGCGGCCCGGTGCGGCTGCCGGACGGCCGGGAGATAGGCCGTCATAACGGACTGTGGCGCCATACCATCGGCCAGCGCAAGGGCCTGGGCATCCCCTGGAGCGAGCCCTTGTACGTGCTGGACAAGCACCAAGGCGACAACGCCCTGATCGTCGGCCCCAAATCAGGGCTCGAATCTCGCGGCTGCCATGCCACAGACGTTAATTATCTTGTTGATCCGAACACGTGGCCAAGCCAGGTGCTGGCCCAGACCTGCTACAGGCAACGGCCCAGGCCTGCTCGTGTGGAAGTATCAGAAGAGGCCATGGCCATATCTTTCGAAGAGTCCGTGCCCAAACCCACTCCGGGCCAGGTTGCCGCCGTGTTTGATGAACACTGCAGGGCTCTGGCCGGTGGGATCATTGCTTGA
- the ppsA gene encoding phosphoenolpyruvate synthase, whose amino-acid sequence MDTSDSLILWFDQLTIEDVPLVGGKNASLGEMYRELGQKGVRVPNGFAVTAAAYRRLLGHNNAAQKIKDILADLNTSDMENLAQRGRKVRALIRSLSFPDDLRQAIEAAYADLEKQYGANCDVAVRSSATAEDLPDASFAGQQETYLNIHGVEELIEACQRCFASLFTNRAISYRVDKGFDHFAIALSIGVQKMVRSDLACSGVMFSIDTESGFKDAVYITGAWGLGENVVQGAVSPDEYYVFKPTLAQGFKPIIMKKAGEKAIKMVYTDDAKSPTKNVDVPIADRRRLVVSDPEILELARMAVTIEGHYSAKAGAHKPMDIEWAKDGLTGELFIVQARPETVHSQKDANILRKFVLKQTGEVVAKGKAVGEMIGSGLAHVIKEAANIKEFQKGQVLVTDMTDPDWEPIMKIASAIVTNRGGRTCHAAIVSRELGIPCVVGTGSGTEKIAAGEPVTVDCSLGSDGLVYKGLLDFAVEELNLAEIPRPKTKITMNLAAPEQAFEKSFIPNDGVGLAREEFIINSYIRIHPLALLKFSELSDVEVKKTIYEMTSTYDDKAQFFVDKLAEGVGMIAAAFYPKPVIVRLSDFKTNEYANLIGGSQFEPHEENPMIGWRGASRYYADAYKEAFALECRAILKIRNDMGLTNLEVMIPFPRTVEEARKVVDTMAGYGLRQGENGLKVIGMCEIPSNVILAEEFLEVFDGFSIGTNDLTQLILGVDRDSELVAHVYDERNPAVKKMVKQVIEVCNAKGKYIGICGQAPSDYPEFAEFIVECGIQSMSLNPDTVIKTTLAVSDLEKRLGR is encoded by the coding sequence ATGGACACTAGCGACAGTCTCATCCTCTGGTTCGACCAGCTCACCATCGAAGACGTGCCTCTGGTTGGAGGGAAAAACGCCTCTCTTGGCGAAATGTACCGCGAGCTGGGGCAAAAGGGGGTGCGTGTCCCCAACGGATTCGCCGTGACCGCCGCGGCGTACCGACGCCTGCTCGGCCACAACAACGCGGCCCAAAAAATCAAGGACATCCTGGCGGACCTAAACACCAGCGACATGGAGAACCTTGCCCAGCGCGGCCGCAAGGTCCGGGCCCTCATACGCTCCCTGAGCTTCCCCGACGACCTGCGCCAAGCCATAGAGGCGGCCTACGCTGACCTGGAAAAACAGTACGGTGCCAATTGCGACGTGGCCGTGCGATCTTCGGCCACGGCGGAGGACCTGCCGGACGCGTCCTTCGCCGGGCAGCAGGAGACCTATCTCAACATCCACGGGGTGGAGGAGCTCATCGAAGCCTGCCAGCGGTGCTTCGCGTCGCTTTTCACCAACCGGGCCATCTCCTACCGGGTGGACAAGGGCTTCGACCATTTCGCCATCGCCCTGTCCATCGGCGTGCAGAAGATGGTCCGCTCCGACCTGGCCTGCTCGGGAGTGATGTTCTCCATAGACACCGAGTCCGGCTTCAAGGACGCCGTGTACATCACCGGCGCCTGGGGCCTGGGGGAGAACGTTGTGCAGGGCGCGGTGAGCCCGGACGAGTACTACGTGTTCAAGCCCACGCTGGCCCAGGGGTTCAAGCCCATCATCATGAAGAAAGCCGGCGAGAAGGCCATTAAGATGGTCTACACCGACGACGCCAAATCCCCCACCAAGAACGTGGACGTGCCCATTGCCGACAGACGCAGGCTGGTGGTTTCCGACCCGGAGATACTGGAACTGGCCCGCATGGCAGTGACCATCGAGGGCCACTATTCGGCCAAGGCCGGCGCCCACAAGCCCATGGACATAGAATGGGCCAAGGACGGCCTGACCGGGGAGCTCTTCATCGTGCAGGCCAGGCCTGAGACCGTGCATTCCCAGAAGGACGCCAACATCCTGCGAAAGTTCGTGCTGAAGCAAACCGGCGAAGTGGTGGCCAAGGGCAAGGCCGTGGGCGAGATGATCGGAAGCGGCTTGGCCCACGTGATAAAAGAGGCGGCCAACATCAAAGAGTTCCAGAAAGGCCAGGTTCTGGTCACGGACATGACCGACCCGGACTGGGAGCCCATCATGAAGATCGCCTCGGCCATCGTCACCAACCGGGGCGGCCGCACCTGCCACGCGGCCATCGTGTCCCGGGAGCTCGGCATCCCCTGCGTGGTGGGCACGGGAAGCGGTACGGAGAAGATCGCGGCCGGTGAACCTGTAACCGTGGATTGTTCCCTGGGCTCTGATGGCCTTGTCTACAAGGGACTTCTGGATTTCGCAGTGGAGGAGCTCAACCTGGCCGAGATCCCGCGCCCCAAGACCAAGATCACCATGAACCTGGCCGCGCCGGAACAGGCCTTCGAAAAGAGCTTTATACCAAACGACGGGGTGGGCCTGGCCCGCGAGGAGTTCATCATAAACTCCTACATCCGCATCCACCCCCTTGCGTTGCTCAAGTTTTCAGAATTGAGCGATGTGGAAGTCAAGAAGACCATCTACGAGATGACCTCCACCTACGACGACAAGGCCCAGTTCTTCGTGGACAAGCTGGCCGAGGGCGTGGGCATGATAGCGGCGGCTTTTTATCCCAAACCGGTCATCGTTCGCCTCTCGGACTTCAAGACCAACGAGTACGCCAACCTTATTGGCGGGTCGCAGTTCGAGCCCCATGAGGAAAACCCCATGATCGGCTGGCGCGGGGCCAGCCGCTACTACGCGGACGCCTATAAGGAGGCCTTCGCCCTTGAATGCCGGGCCATATTGAAGATCCGAAACGACATGGGACTTACCAACCTGGAGGTCATGATCCCCTTCCCGCGCACCGTGGAGGAGGCCCGCAAGGTGGTGGACACCATGGCCGGGTACGGGCTTCGGCAGGGCGAGAACGGCCTGAAGGTCATCGGCATGTGCGAGATTCCGTCCAACGTCATCCTGGCCGAGGAATTCCTGGAGGTGTTCGACGGCTTCTCCATAGGCACCAACGACCTGACCCAGCTCATCCTCGGCGTGGACCGGGACTCGGAGCTGGTGGCCCACGTCTACGACGAGCGCAACCCGGCTGTTAAGAAGATGGTCAAGCAGGTGATCGAGGTGTGCAACGCCAAGGGCAAGTACATCGGCATCTGCGGCCAGGCGCCGTCGGACTACCCGGAATTCGCTGAGTTCATCGTGGAATGCGGCATCCAGAGCATGTCGCTCAATCCGGATACGGTCATAAAGACCACGCTGGCCGTGTCCGACCTGGAAAAGAGGCTGGGGAGATAA
- a CDS encoding FlxA-like family protein, with protein sequence MSISSAALTIGAASATSIGTLKTVNAYGADTSQDGSTKSQGDTITISDEAKKLASQSSASSSKTDASSSSDSTSTQNQIESVKQQIKDIEKQIQKLQKEDLPEKEKQQQIQALQNELMQLNDELAKLQSGSGGSSSAGGTAAKGFANSLT encoded by the coding sequence ATGAGCATCTCCTCAGCGGCCTTGACCATAGGCGCGGCGTCGGCCACCAGCATTGGCACCCTGAAGACCGTCAATGCCTACGGAGCGGACACGTCGCAGGACGGCTCCACCAAGAGCCAGGGCGACACCATCACCATATCGGACGAAGCGAAAAAGCTGGCGAGCCAGTCCAGCGCGTCCTCTTCCAAGACCGATGCTTCCTCTTCGAGCGATTCCACCAGCACCCAGAACCAGATCGAATCGGTCAAACAGCAGATCAAGGACATCGAGAAACAGATTCAAAAACTCCAGAAAGAAGACCTGCCCGAGAAGGAAAAGCAACAGCAGATCCAGGCCCTTCAGAACGAGCTGATGCAGCTAAACGATGAGCTGGCCAAGCTGCAGAGCGGTTCTGGGGGGTCCTCCTCAGCTGGCGGAACCGCGGCCAAGGGATTCGCCAACAGCCTGACCTAG
- a CDS encoding diacylglycerol kinase, with amino-acid sequence MKQLSIIRRVLFACQGIVQAWRYEASFRTHCLATLFVVLVLIWKQPEPLWWAILLFTCAAVLAAELLNTALEHTLDHLSPQEHPAVGIAKDCAAGAVLILSVGALAVFIAFLAET; translated from the coding sequence ATGAAACAACTCTCCATCATCCGCCGCGTCCTCTTCGCCTGCCAGGGAATCGTTCAAGCCTGGCGATATGAGGCGAGCTTCCGCACGCACTGCCTGGCAACCCTCTTCGTGGTCCTGGTCCTCATATGGAAACAGCCCGAGCCTCTCTGGTGGGCCATACTCCTTTTTACCTGCGCTGCCGTGCTTGCCGCCGAACTTCTCAACACGGCTCTTGAGCACACCCTTGACCACCTGAGCCCCCAAGAGCACCCAGCCGTTGGAATCGCCAAGGACTGCGCGGCAGGGGCTGTGCTTATCCTGAGCGTCGGGGCGCTGGCCGTGTTCATCGCCTTCCTGGCTGAAACGTGA
- a CDS encoding amino acid ABC transporter substrate-binding protein, producing MPTRLLVLALLVLVCLPAPTSAEPVLVMVDTANPPFMFLTSEGKASGIYPAIITEAFERMKLPVKVSAVPWKRALATLEIGEAGVAGIYKTAERTEKFDFSEALFVEKVQVIVLANKLFPFLGIQSLKGKRLGVLRGWSYGDEFDKAKAEGLFIVEEVESDAQNLAKLKNDRLDAVLAIKESGEVGMSGFGSTRAFIALEPPLTEKPTYLAFSKQVNKSELLGAFNEALSSMRQDGTLDKIVMAISSSQ from the coding sequence ATGCCAACGCGCCTGCTTGTCCTTGCCCTGTTGGTCCTTGTCTGCCTGCCCGCCCCCACCTCGGCCGAACCCGTCCTGGTCATGGTGGATACGGCCAATCCCCCCTTCATGTTCCTTACGTCCGAGGGCAAAGCCTCGGGAATCTATCCGGCTATCATAACCGAAGCCTTTGAACGCATGAAACTCCCGGTAAAAGTGTCCGCCGTACCGTGGAAACGCGCCCTGGCCACCCTGGAAATCGGGGAGGCGGGCGTGGCCGGCATATACAAGACCGCTGAGCGCACAGAAAAATTCGACTTCAGCGAGGCCCTTTTTGTGGAAAAGGTGCAAGTGATCGTTCTTGCCAACAAATTGTTTCCGTTTTTGGGGATTCAATCCCTCAAAGGGAAACGTCTGGGCGTCTTGAGGGGATGGTCCTACGGTGATGAATTCGACAAGGCCAAGGCTGAAGGACTCTTTATCGTGGAGGAAGTGGAAAGCGATGCGCAGAACCTGGCCAAACTAAAAAATGACCGCCTGGACGCTGTCCTGGCAATCAAGGAGAGCGGGGAAGTCGGTATGTCCGGATTTGGATCAACCCGGGCGTTCATCGCATTGGAGCCTCCACTTACAGAAAAGCCGACCTATCTGGCTTTTTCCAAACAAGTGAACAAGTCCGAGCTTCTCGGGGCATTCAACGAAGCGTTGTCCTCCATGCGCCAGGACGGGACCTTGGACAAGATCGTCATGGCCATATCGTCTAGCCAGTAG
- the cydB gene encoding cytochrome d ubiquinol oxidase subunit II: MELGTIWFLLWGVLWAVYFVLDGFDLGVGMLSPVIAKNDTEKRILLNSVGPFWDGNEVWLITAGGVTFAAFPGTYAVMFSALYSALMLLLFALIFRGISFEFRSKMESEAGRKLWDNIHFLGSFLPALLLGVAFANIFKGIPIAKDGIYQGTLFTLLNPYGLCGGVLFVCAFLMHGALYLSCKTEGALRDRAVKVAEKIWPALLLVAVLFLLYSAVATTLFKNYLDNPVLFIIVLLPVGGLLMQRVFIGQRRMFAAWVASAVTIAGVALFGVIGLFPVLLPSSIDPAFSMTIANSSSSPLTLKIMLTVALTFVPIVILYQAWVYKTFNHKVTEKDVEYDEAY, translated from the coding sequence ATGGAACTCGGAACCATATGGTTTCTGCTGTGGGGCGTGTTATGGGCCGTCTACTTCGTGCTGGACGGCTTCGATCTGGGCGTGGGCATGCTCTCGCCCGTGATCGCCAAAAACGACACGGAAAAACGCATTCTTCTCAACTCGGTCGGCCCCTTCTGGGACGGCAACGAAGTCTGGCTCATCACCGCCGGCGGCGTGACCTTCGCCGCGTTTCCAGGAACATACGCGGTGATGTTCTCTGCCCTGTACTCGGCGCTCATGCTGCTTCTGTTCGCGCTCATCTTCCGGGGCATCTCCTTCGAGTTCCGCTCCAAGATGGAGTCGGAGGCCGGGCGTAAACTCTGGGACAACATCCACTTCCTGGGCAGCTTCCTCCCGGCGCTTCTCTTGGGCGTGGCCTTTGCCAACATCTTCAAGGGCATTCCCATCGCCAAGGACGGCATCTACCAGGGCACCCTGTTCACTCTGCTCAATCCTTACGGTTTGTGCGGCGGCGTGCTGTTCGTGTGCGCCTTCCTGATGCACGGGGCACTGTATCTCTCCTGCAAAACCGAAGGAGCGCTTCGCGACAGGGCCGTGAAGGTTGCGGAAAAGATCTGGCCCGCCCTGCTGCTGGTGGCGGTGCTGTTCCTCCTGTACTCCGCCGTGGCCACCACGCTCTTTAAGAACTACCTGGACAACCCGGTGCTGTTTATAATCGTGCTGCTGCCCGTGGGTGGGCTTCTCATGCAGCGGGTGTTCATCGGCCAGCGCCGCATGTTCGCCGCCTGGGTGGCCAGCGCCGTGACCATCGCCGGGGTGGCCTTGTTCGGGGTCATCGGGCTGTTCCCGGTGCTTCTGCCCTCAAGCATCGACCCGGCCTTCTCCATGACCATCGCCAACAGCTCATCCTCGCCGCTCACCCTGAAGATCATGCTCACGGTGGCCCTGACCTTCGTGCCCATCGTGATCCTGTATCAGGCCTGGGTGTACAAGACCTTCAACCACAAGGTGACCGAGAAGGACGTGGAGTACGACGAAGCGTACTAA
- a CDS encoding cytochrome ubiquinol oxidase subunit I produces the protein MDTLMLSRLQFAAATFFHFIFVPLTLGLSIIVALMETKYVRSGDEIYKRMAKFWGKLFLINFALGIVTGITLEFQFGTNWSRYSAYVGDIFGPLLAIEASVAFFLESTMVGVWVFGWDKLSKKMHAAAIWMVAIAGNLSALWIIIANGFMQNPLGYVMRNGRAELDDFWALITNPYAWGEFAHVLTAAAMLSGFFVMGVSAWHLLRKNEVDFFTRSFKYGAVFGLIFSVAVALAGHAQGNLVAKLQPAKLAALEAQWKTEKRAPIHLLLIPDEANQKNAVEALPIPGGLSFIAYNDINAEVKGLLDFKPEDRPPVTITFWAFRIMVALGTIFPLLAIFGWLKLKRLTEYPLYLKAMILAIPLPYIAIDCGWAVAEVGRQPWIVHGLMRTKDAVSPVDPSQVAISLAAFIIVYAFLGAIDIYLLVKYAKKGPVH, from the coding sequence ATGGACACCTTGATGCTTTCCCGTTTGCAATTTGCCGCAGCCACCTTCTTCCACTTCATCTTCGTTCCGCTGACCCTTGGGCTCTCCATCATCGTGGCCCTCATGGAGACCAAATACGTCCGCAGCGGAGATGAAATCTACAAGAGGATGGCGAAATTCTGGGGCAAACTTTTTCTCATCAACTTCGCGCTCGGCATCGTCACGGGCATAACCTTGGAATTCCAGTTCGGCACCAACTGGTCGCGCTACTCGGCCTATGTGGGCGACATCTTCGGCCCGCTTCTGGCCATCGAAGCCTCCGTGGCCTTCTTTTTGGAGTCCACCATGGTCGGGGTGTGGGTCTTCGGCTGGGATAAACTCTCAAAGAAAATGCACGCCGCAGCCATCTGGATGGTGGCCATCGCCGGGAACCTTTCCGCCCTGTGGATCATCATCGCCAACGGCTTCATGCAGAACCCGCTGGGATACGTGATGCGAAACGGCAGGGCCGAACTGGACGACTTCTGGGCGCTTATCACCAACCCCTACGCCTGGGGCGAGTTCGCCCACGTGCTCACGGCTGCGGCCATGCTGTCGGGCTTTTTCGTGATGGGCGTTTCCGCCTGGCACCTGCTGCGCAAGAACGAAGTGGATTTCTTCACCCGTTCCTTCAAGTACGGCGCCGTGTTCGGCCTTATCTTCTCCGTGGCCGTGGCCCTGGCCGGCCATGCCCAGGGCAACCTGGTGGCCAAGCTCCAGCCCGCGAAGCTCGCGGCCCTGGAAGCGCAGTGGAAGACCGAAAAGCGCGCCCCCATCCACCTCCTGCTCATACCAGACGAAGCCAATCAGAAAAACGCGGTTGAAGCCCTGCCAATTCCGGGCGGACTTTCCTTCATCGCCTACAACGACATCAACGCGGAGGTGAAGGGCCTGCTCGACTTCAAGCCCGAAGACCGGCCGCCCGTGACCATCACCTTCTGGGCCTTCCGCATCATGGTGGCGCTTGGCACCATCTTCCCGCTCCTGGCCATCTTCGGCTGGTTGAAGCTCAAGAGGCTGACGGAATACCCGCTGTACTTAAAGGCCATGATCTTAGCCATTCCGCTGCCGTACATCGCCATAGACTGCGGCTGGGCCGTGGCCGAAGTGGGACGCCAGCCCTGGATCGTGCATGGGCTCATGCGCACCAAGGACGCCGTGTCACCGGTGGACCCCTCCCAGGTGGCCATCTCGCTGGCGGCATTTATTATCGTGTACGCCTTCCTGGGCGCCATCGACATCTACCTTCTGGTGAAATACGCCAAGAAGGGCCCGGTCCACTAA